A portion of the Saimiri boliviensis isolate mSaiBol1 chromosome 1, mSaiBol1.pri, whole genome shotgun sequence genome contains these proteins:
- the SPR gene encoding sepiapterin reductase: MEGGLGRAVCVLTGASRGFGRALAPLLASLLSRGSVLVLNARNDEALRQLEAELGAERSDLRVVRVPADLSAEAGLQQLLSALRELPRPEGLQRLLLINNAGSLGDVSKGFIDLSDSTQVNNYWALNLTSMLCLTSSVLKAFPASPGLNRTVVNVSSLCALQPFKGWALYCAGKAARDMLFQVLALEEPNVRVLNYAPGPLDTDMQQLARETCMDPDMRKGLQELKAKGELVDCRVSAQKLLSLLQKDEFKSGAHVDFYDK; encoded by the exons ATGGAGGGCGGCCTGGGGCGTGCTGTGTGCGTGCTGACCGGGGCCTCCCGCGGCTTCGGCCGGGCGCTGGCCCCACTCCTGGCCTCGCTGCTGTCGCGCGGCTCCGTGCTGGTCCTTAACGCCCGCAACGACGAGGCACTGCGGCAGCTGGAGGCCGAGCTGGGCGCCGAGCGGTCTGACTTGCGCGTGGTTCGGGTGCCCGCCGACCTGAGCGCCGAGGCTGGCTTGCAGCAGCTGCTCAGCGCCCTGCGCGAGCTCCCCAGGCCCGAGGGGCTGCAGCGACTGCTGCTCATCAACAACGCGG GCTCCCTTGGGGATGTATCCAAAGGCTTCATAGACCTGAGTGACTCCACTCAAGTGAACAACTACTGGGCGCTGAACTTGACCTCCATGCTCTGCCTGACATCCAGCGTCTTGAAGGCCTTCCCGGCCAGTCCTGGCCTCAACAGAACCGTGGTTAACGTCTCGTCCCTCTGTGCCCTGCAGCCCTTCAAAGGCTGGGCGCTGTACTGTGCAGGAAAGGCTGCTCGTGATATGCTGTTCCAGGTCCTAGCGTTGGAGGAACCTAACGTGAGGGTGCTGAACTATGCCCCAG GTCCTTTGGACACAGACATGCAGCAGTTGGCCCGGGAGACCTGCATGGACCCAGACATGCGAAAAGGACTGCAGGagctgaaggcaaagggagagctgGTAGATTGCAGGGTGTCAGCCCAGAAACTGCTGAGCTTGCTGCAAAAGGACGAGTTCAAGTCTGGAGCCCACGTGGACTTCTATGACAAATAA